ACCCGATACAGGGAAGATTTTGACCTTTTTCGACGGCCGGCAAAGTGCCGGCTACGTGAAAAAGCCGCGCTCGAGGCACGGCCTTTTCCGGGGGACAGCCCCCACTCAACCTATATTGCACAAATTACAACATAATACGCTCAAATCGTGTACTTCGGATGCGTACGATGTACGAAATGCAGCATATTGGACTGAAATGGGGTTCTTAGGGCAGTTTCTAGAGAAATATACTGCAAAAAACACAACATAATTCGTATTACTAGGTCAATAAGCGGCATTACGCTGTATTACGTGCAACGTAAAAAACGGGCATGACCCGAGCATGCAAAATGCCGCTGCTAGGAGCGGCATTTGAGAGAGAAATCTAGGCTTGCCAATCTAGGCTTACCAATCAGTTGATACTATTGTTAGTTACACTTTTGTTAGCGCCATTATGATTTGCGAACCAACTGATGCTTTTGCTTGAACTGGCTTGGGGTGAAGCCGATGTACTTCTTGAACACCTTCGAGAAATAAGCGCGGTCGGAATAACCAAGCCCAACGGCTAACGTCTCGAGCGTCTGGCCGGAGCTCTTCAGCATGTTGGCGGCTATCTTCATTTTGTACTGGTGCACATAGTCCGTGAAACTAAGCCCCGTCAGCCGTTTGAAATAACGGGAGAAGTAGCTTGGGTTCAAATACAGGTATTGCGCGATATCAATGGACGTAATATTGTCCGACAGATGATTGTCGATAAAAGCTTGGATGACCTGAAGCCGCGGCTCCCGCGATTTGGCGGCGCCTCCGGCATGGCCAAGCTGCTCTTGGGCTAGACGCTCCAGCCGGCCAACTGCCAGCTCCAGCGCGTCCTCCATCGTTCTTGCCGCGCCGATATAAGCATAGACGTCCTCTTCCGCTTTTCTACGCGGGAACAGGATTTCGGCTTCGCGAAGCAGCTGAACAAGCGCCTCGGTCCATTCCTCCGGCTCGATTCTGCGGCTTTCCGCCTCTTGACCGAAACGGACAAGAACTCCGCGCATCTCCCCCGTGTTCTTCTCCAAAATGGTGCGTTCAAGCCCGCCGCGGAATGCCGCATTAAAGTCCTGCGGCAGCGGGTAAAAGAGCTGGCCAAGCAGCTGCGAGGACGCAGCCGCGGCCAGCTGGCCCATCCGGTAAAACTCCGGCTTGCCGCTTCTGATCTGCTGGTAGACGGAACCGGCGGCCTGCAGAACCAGCTTGTCGGTGACAAGAACGATCTGCAGCGTAATTCTAAGGTATGCCGTCACCTGACGAAGCAGCTCATCCAGATACGACTGCAGATAAGCCTGATCATTCCCCGCCAGGTTCTGACGGTAATTGTACAGCACCATAAAATGATCCTGATCGATAAACGGCGTGATCCCTTTGTAGGATTGGGCAATTTCCATGGCAATATTATAGATCGCGTAACGGATAAGCGAAATATTGCTCCTGTTGTAGAGCAGCTCGTAATCCGAATAACGAAGATGAATCATCCCCATCATAAAGCACGCATAAGGCCACTCGATGCCTACGCGCGACGCATATGCACGCGTCTTCTCCAGATCCGCCCCATCCAAAATCAACTGGAATAACGCGCGTTTTTGCAGCTCGATGCTATACGCGTCGGAGTCCGTTCCGCCTTCCGCCTTCCGTCCCTTCAGACGGGCAACCGATTTGCGAAGACTCTCCTCCAGCTGGTCGGCCGTCAATTGATCCTTGATTAAATAATCGTCGGCATCCAGCTTCACCGCCTGCTGGGCATAATGAAATTCCTCGTGGCAGGTCAGAAAAATAATCCGGACGCCCGGCTTTATTGCCGTAAATTCCGCGGCCAGCTCGATTCCGTTCTTCTTCGGCAATCCGATATCCGTAATGACGATATCCGGCATCGTCTCCTTGAACAGATGCAGAGCTTTCACGCTGGAGAACGTGCTTGCGGCTACATGCAAATCATGCTGCTCCCATTCCATCATCTGCTGCAGCACTTTAAGCATCGGGACATCATCATCAATAAGCATGACTTTATACATGGGATACCTCCTGGACGGACGGAATTGGACTTGGAATAGGAATAGCCAAAATAACGGTAATACCGCCTGCAGCATTGGAGCGCAGCTTCATCTCTGCCGAGCCGTACGTCAGCTTCAGTCGCTGGATGACATTAAGCAGCCCTACCCGCTCATACGGCGCATACTCTTCCGCATCCGGA
This region of Paenibacillus sp. JDR-2 genomic DNA includes:
- a CDS encoding response regulator transcription factor, whose product is MYKVMLIDDDVPMLKVLQQMMEWEQHDLHVAASTFSSVKALHLFKETMPDIVITDIGLPKKNGIELAAEFTAIKPGVRIIFLTCHEEFHYAQQAVKLDADDYLIKDQLTADQLEESLRKSVARLKGRKAEGGTDSDAYSIELQKRALFQLILDGADLEKTRAYASRVGIEWPYACFMMGMIHLRYSDYELLYNRSNISLIRYAIYNIAMEIAQSYKGITPFIDQDHFMVLYNYRQNLAGNDQAYLQSYLDELLRQVTAYLRITLQIVLVTDKLVLQAAGSVYQQIRSGKPEFYRMGQLAAAASSQLLGQLFYPLPQDFNAAFRGGLERTILEKNTGEMRGVLVRFGQEAESRRIEPEEWTEALVQLLREAEILFPRRKAEEDVYAYIGAARTMEDALELAVGRLERLAQEQLGHAGGAAKSREPRLQVIQAFIDNHLSDNITSIDIAQYLYLNPSYFSRYFKRLTGLSFTDYVHQYKMKIAANMLKSSGQTLETLAVGLGYSDRAYFSKVFKKYIGFTPSQFKQKHQLVRKS